One region of Glycine max cultivar Williams 82 chromosome 9, Glycine_max_v4.0, whole genome shotgun sequence genomic DNA includes:
- the LOC102668204 gene encoding uncharacterized protein, whose translation MEEISGDPVDGSFVFLWKLKIPPKPKIFTWRLIKDRLPTKLNLRGRQVEITDPMCPLCNNSEEDAAHLFFNCSNVLPLWWESLSWVKSVGAFPKEPKDHFMQHTIRNATRSKDMRWSCWWIALTRTIWQHRNKLVFDNQTFNATKLMDEALLLLWSWLKAMEKYFDTHFNQWSSNLADAFM comes from the coding sequence ATGGAGGAAATAAGTGGGGATCCAGTGGATGGGAGTTTTGTGTTTCTGTGGAAGCTTAAGATACCACCTAAGCCAAAGATATTTACCTGGCGACTCATCAAAGATCGCTTACCAACGAAGCTGAACCTAAGAGGGAGACAAGTGGAGATAACTGACCCAATGTGCCCGTTATGCAACAATTCCGAGGAGGATGCAGCACACCTTTTCTTCAATTGCAGCAACGTCCTCCCCTTGTGGTGGGAGTCACTTTCATGGGTTAAGTCAGTGGGTGCTTTCCCCAAAGAACCCAAAGATCATTTTATGCAGCATACTATAAGGAACGCTACACGATCAAAAGATATGAGATGGAGCTGCTGGTGGATAGCCCTCACAAGGACCATATGGCAACACAGAAACAAGTTGGTATTTGATAATCAAACTTTTAACGCAACCAAGCTTATGGATGAAGCACTTCTTCTTCTATGGTCCTGGCTTAAAGCaatggaaaaatattttgatacacATTTCAATCAGTGGTCCTCTAATCTGGCAGATGCCTTTATGTAA